Genomic DNA from Scylla paramamosain isolate STU-SP2022 chromosome 12, ASM3559412v1, whole genome shotgun sequence:
ggcgtatctccaagatggtcaggattacgagtagggtgttgcaccaattgctctaggtcatggaggatagcaaagttgtaggctagttcaccaggatggtcagtgaagggagaggaagaccaaagctggtggtgaacattgaagtctccaagaatggagatctctgcaaaagggaagagggttagaatgtgctccactttggaagttaagtagtcaaagaatttcttatagtcagaggagttaggtgagaggtatacagcacagataaatttagtatgagagtgactctgtagttgtagccagatggtggaaaactcggaagattcaagagcgtgggcacgagagcaagttaagtcattgcgcacaaaaacgcagcatccagctttgcataaaaaatgaggatagagaaagtaggagggaacagaaaaggggctactgtcagttgcctcagacacctgagtttcagtgaggaaaagaagatgaggttaagaagaggagaggtggtgttctacagattaaaaattagatcttagaccgcgaatgttgcagaagttaatggagaaaaaagttgaggggggtgtcaagacacttagggtcgttgacagaaaggcagtccgacctggggacatttatggtcccctccccagatggggactccgaggctggtgtaggagtcgccatgatgattttaaaatttttgagtgaagggtgtgtgtgttattaggtgcttgtagttttgtgtggaggaagagagttgtctttagagggcaggctgtgactgcccccttgtgttgtgagacacaaagggaaacgttcagtgaggtcacagctgggtttaatgataagttcacagcaccccctgaacagtgctttagacctcactgggagtaattatcgtttcggcaggtgtctactgcctcctcctcctatactttCATAATAGTTCACCACAAAGTAAGATTGATTTTGCTTACCCTTCTGGCACTTTGATATACTGCTTCAGTGAGAATTGGTGCTGATTTTGTGCGTAAAGTGTAGTTTCCTGAAAAGCAAATATTTGTAAAGAATATAAGGTACTGTAATCTGTTAGGCTGTATTTACTGACCTATGAAATACACTTTCCATTTACTGTTTTACAGAAATCTtttggaaaacgaaaaataTGTACCAATGCTGGACACATGATCTTGTGCTTGacacacaataaagaaaaggatgaaggaaaaattaggttaaaaaaatgaatgtcagataaataaaaaaaaaaaaaaagatgtaagatatatatatatatatatatatatatatatatatatatatatatatatatatcataaataGGAGTGAAACACGACTaaagaaggtgagaggaaggtaCATACATGTAATCAAGATCTTGGCAGAGAGTTACCTATGTGTATTGGGATCAGGTTGACTGCACCTCCATTGTCACGTTAGGAGAACCATGTCGTCATATTTCCTGATTATCATAACAGCCAATTAAAGGGAAGTTAACATGGGGGCTGGAACCCCTCCTCTGTATTTTTACTCTAACAATGAAACAGTCTTGCAAGTGTCTTGCAACTCCCCTTCAGAGAGATCTCAGTCTTGcttataaacaaacagaaaaattttgttggaagaaagaacaaagaaagagtaTCCTTGTGGGACAGAAGAGGGCAAGAATTGGGTTAATCAGTAACATGGTAACTGAAGGAAATTTAAGAATCTACAAGTATCAGTAAACAGGTTTTGCATATGTCCATGTGCATAATGATGTAATAATTATGTAtacatcaatcaatcaatcaatcaatctatctgtctgtataccaagccagcaatcccacacgggGTAGCCCTGTGGCAGGGGCTAAGAATACTGCCACTGTAATCCCTGCACGTCATAAGAAACAACTAAAAGAGACAGAGCTAAAAGGTCTAGAAACTCCCTTCTCTAAATGGTGTCCTACAAATAGATCAAGCAAAATGGACAAAGCAGGTAAAAGTAAATTTAAAAATTACAATTCCCTAAATCTTTGAATCAGCTTTATGATATTTCATATTTAGCTATCTGAAATGAAATACCTGGAGATTTAATGAAATGGCACTGATCAGATAATTAATTGCTGTAACTATAACTAAGTTCAAATAATAAAACATCTGGTTCTTCTGTATTATTTGTAATGATGGTGACAAAATAAATTAGTTTTCCAAAGAAAATATTTTCTGAGCCATTAAATACACAATACCAAGGGATGATCCTGATGTACTTACATTCCAAAGATTTTCAATAATGTCAAGTTGACTGCTTACCTTCAATAGCCATATCAACATTAAGATAGGCAACAGCTCTGTTTGAGAGTTGCTTTGCAAACTGCTCTGTCCATTCTACAGAGCCCACCATACCATACTCTTCAGCTCCCCAGCCACAGAACACCAGTGAGCGCCGTGGTCTCCAACCTGAAGATTAACAATTCACATCAGTGTATTAATAACACTGATACAACATTTTTCACTTTCAGTAAATTAAATGGCATTAAATGATCCTGTGGATTGACAATAGTTTTTTTATAATCCCAAATTATGTTAAATTAAATATATGCTCAACAAATTACTATACTGTTTATGACCATAAcctagatagacagataaacaggaaaaaattttACCTCAGAATGAATTACCTGTTTCATTGTACAGCTGAAGAAAGACACGACTAAGCTCCAACATGGCAGCTGTACCAGACGATGGATCCACAGCACCGAAGAGCCAAGAATCGAGGTGATTGCCAAGCATGACATACCTATCTATTAAGGCATCAAAAATTGtgataaaggatgaaaaatcagaatggaaaaaagaaagtagaataCCACAAAGATCTATTTATGAATGAAACAAGAGATGGGAAATTGAATTCAGTGTGTGAGTGATCCCAGTGTGTGGACAGAGAACACTACTTGGTGAGAGattaagaagggaaagaaacatgaaaaagtcGAAGGTGATTtaggaaaaaatgacaaatcAATAAAGTTTCCAACACATGCGGAATGGTCTTAAGGCAAAAGAGGTTTCACTAAGAATTATGTGACTGAAATAATGATGGATACAAATCAGTATCAAGACATAAACATTATGAGCTTACTTAAAAATACTATAGAGTATAATTATGCCAATACTATTCATCAAATGCACATGTAAGTAGAATGACAACTTTAGGTCAACCACTGACTATGGACCTCAACATAGTGGATAGTGTGAAGATTTCACCTTGACTTCAATACCTAATATAATACATCCAGACAGGAATGAGTAACAAATACCTGGCTCCTCTCGACCTTGAAGAACACCAATGACATTGTATGTAGTTGTCATAGTATTATAGTTGTTAACTTCCAGATTTACACTCCACTCAGCTTCTCGGAAGGCTGGTCCCAGGTGATATGTGATGTTCAGGTCACCCTGCCAGGTTTGTGGTGCTGCTGCCCCACTCAGCTCACTGTCTTACCAAACATCATCATTAATACATTCCAAATTTTATTATCTATTGACAGTTTAAAAGTCTGTATATTGACAGATAGATTACTGGAGTATTGTAGATACATTTCATTTGAATCAATATTGTCCGAAGAAATGACATCTTAGAAAATGGAGCTATATTGTATGAATCTCAATGTTATGATGATCATAACCAGTGTGAATACAAAACTGTAAATATCATctcttctgttgaatgtaactTTTTATAGACAAATGAAAgtagaatgaaaataattaccATTTGGTTTAAAGAGGAGCATTTAATGATGTGCTTTATTATGAATCATAAAATCTCTTAGATTTACCTTAATAGGTCAAAAGCATCACTGTAACTGATGGGCTGGACAGGGATCTTTGGAATGGGAGCTTCCTCTTCTGGAATCCTGAAGGCACTttctaaaaagaaaagacatgtaATCACAAAATAAAGTAACTTCTCAAGTTTCATACCTAATTAGTTCCATAAATATCATCTTTGCTATGAAATTTTGCAGAACCCACAGTAATAATTTTAtgtaaaagatatatatatgaggaggatCTGGGGCAAGGTaaagcagtggttctcaaccttgTTTGCCCCCATGCACCCCTTTTCACCATTTATCAGAATGTCATTCACCCCTTCCTTTCCAAGATTGTCTGCCTCAAAAAGTGCATTCCAAATAATATGCATATAATACTgaaaattctttattttttcatattaatacaTATATTTACAATTTTAGGACTTTAAGGACTAGTACTCTAAGCAAAGCGTAAGCCTTTATAAGGGTACTCGCAGACAGACCACTCAGTGGCACCTATGTCTTTCCTTTGTGGCAGCACTGTCTATGGGTAATCTATTTTGATCCTTATGGTTCACGAGCTTGTGGTGAACGGTTTGATAGGCTGCTTGCAGCAGGTAACTGATGCATACTGAATTTTGTGCCACCCTGGTGAGCTCAAAGGCAATAAAAAGATCAACATTCTAACAGTTTGAGTTTGCCAATATGTGGTCCCAATTCCTCCCATGGGGGGAATTCACCCCTGGTTGAGAACCCCTGCAGTAAAGGCCTGTCTCTTGGtggaataaacacacacacacacacacacacacacacacacacacacacacacacacacacacacacacacacacacacacactcactcttatccctgttaatgatgatgatgatgatgatgatgatgatgatgatgataataataataataccactactactattactactactccacaCAGAGTAAAAGAATGATGACCACTTGCAGGAGAGTGTGAAGTATAGCTTCCCAAGCAGAAGCATAGAAGCATGGATCTGGAAGAGGATGTGGTCTGTGCAAGAAACATCCACAATTTTAAGATTAAATTGGACAAAAGTAGACATGGAAATGGGGCAGCACAGGTGtggctcctttttttttttttttttttttttttttttctatgtatgagggacactggccaagggtaaaaaaaaaaataaataaataaataaaaaatataaaaaaaataaataaataaataaaaaaaatcccactgagatgccagtcccagagaagggtccaaagcagtagtcaaaaattgaaggataagtgtcttgaaacctccctcttgatggaattcaagtcataggaaggtggaaatacacaggcaggtagggagttccaaagtttaccagagaaagggatgaatgactgagaatactggttaactcttgcattagagaggtggacagaacaggaatgagaaagaagaaagtcttgtgcagcaaggctgcgggaggaggggaggcatgcagttagcaagatcagaagagcagttagcatgaaaatagcagtagaagatagctagagatgcaacattgtggcaacgagagaaaggctgaagagtcagaggagaggagttcatgagatgaaaagcttttgattccacccggtctagaaaagcagtatgagtggaacaccacaagacatgtgaagcatactccatatatggacagaTAAAGCCTTTGTACAGTTAGCAGGTCgggcgggggggggggtgagaaaaactggcagagatgtctcagaacacccaacttcatagaagctgttttagctagagatgagatgcgaagtttccagttcagattataagtaaaggacagactgaggatgttcagtgcagaagagagggacacttaagtgtcactgaagaagaggggacatgtgaaacatactccatgtatggacagataaggcccttgtacagagttagcagcttgggatggggtgagaaaaactggcagagacatctcagaacacctaacttcatagaaactgttttagcttgagatgagatgtcaagtttccagttcagattataagtaaaggacagactgaggatgttcagtgcagaagagagggacagttgagtgtcattgaagaagaggggatagttgtctgggaggttgtgtcaagttgatagatggaggaattgagtttttgaggcattgaacaataccaagtttgctctgccccaataagaaattttagaaagatcagaagtcaggcattctgcaggttccctgcatgaaatgtttacttcctaaaggattggacatctatgaaaagacgtggaaaagtgcagggtggtatcatcagcataggagtggataggacaagaagtttggtttagaaggtcatcgatgaataataaggagagtgggtgacaggacagaaccctgaggaacaccactgttaatagatttaggagaagaacagtgaccatctactatagcagcaatagaatggtcagaaaggaaacttgagatgaagttacagagagaaggatagaagccgtaggaggatagtttgcaaatcaaagctttgtgccagactctatcaaaagcttttgatatgtccaaggcaacagcaaaagtttcaccaaaatctctaaaagaggatgagcaagactcgctaaggaaagccagatcaccagtagagcggccttgacggaacccatactggcaatcagatagaaggttgtgaagtgatggatattttaaaaaatcttcctgttgaggatagattcaaaaactttacataggcagaaaattaaagcaataggatggtagctTGTGGTATTAGAACactcacccttttcaggaacaggctgaatgtaggcaaacttccagcaaggaggaaaggtacatgttgacaggacagacagagttgagagtttgactaggcaaggtacaagcacagaggcacagttttggagaacaataggagggaccccatcaggtccataagccttccaagggtttaggccagtgagggcatggaaaacatcattgcaaagaattttaataggtagcatgaagtagtcagagggtggaggagagggaggaacaagaccagaattgtccaaggtagagtttttagcaaaggtttgagtgaagagttcagctttagaaacagatgtgatagctGTGGtgacatctggttgaaataaaggagggaaagaaaaagaagcaaagttattggagatattcttggctagatgccagaagtcacaagaggagttagatcttgaaagcttttgacacttcctgttaatgaaggagtttttgactagttggagaacagacttggcatggttctgggaagaaatataaagtgcatgtgattctagtgatggaaggcttaagtaccttttgtgggccacttctctatcatgtatagcacaagaacaagctgtgttaaaccaaggtttggaaggtttaggtcgagaaaagagtgaggaaagtatgcttccatgccaaacactatcacctctgttatgtgctcagcacacaaagacgggtctctgacacagaagcagtagtcattccaaggaaaatcagcaaaatacctcctcaggtccccccaactagcagaggcaaaacgacataggcaccttcgcttgggaggatcctgaggagggattggagcgatgggacaagatacagatatgagattgtgattggaggagcccaacagagaagggagggtgacagcataagcagaaggattagaggtcaggaaaaggtcaagaatgttggttgtatctccaagacggtcaggaatacaagtagggtgttgcaccaattgctctaggttgtggagtatagcaaagttgaaggctagttcaccaagatggtcagtggagggagaggaaagccaaagctggtggtgaacattgaagtgtctaagaatgaagatctctgcaaaagggaagagagtcagaatgtgctccactttggaagttaagtagtcaaagaatttcttataatcagaggagttaggtgagaggtatatatagagcactgataaatttagtttgagaatgactctgtagtcatagccagatggtgaaaaactcagaagattcaagagcgtgcacataaacacaacatccagctttggattgaaaatgaggatagagaaagtaggagggaacagaaaagggggtacagtcagttgcctcagacaactgagtttcagtgaggaaaagaagatgagttttagaagagaagaggtggtgttctgctgattgaaaattagatcttagactgcaaatgttgcagaagttaatgaaggaaaagtttacggggggtgtcaagacacttggggtcattgtcagaagggcagtctgacctggggacatttgtggtcccctccccagacagggactccgaggctgatgtaggagtcgccatgataattttgaaattttgagtgaagggtgtgtgtgttattaggtgcttgtagttttgtgtggaggtaaATACaaccaaatacacacacacacacacacacacacacacacacacacacacacacacacacacacacacacacacacacacacacacacaaagccaagCAAGAGGATGGACATAACTGAAGCTTTTCTGCATGTCACATGATTTGTTACGTTTCAGgacttattttttgtcattaccCATAACTACTCTACCAAGAATAGCAGAATTGGCCAGTCCTTACATCATCCCTGTCTTGTAGAAGAATATACCATACTAAAATTGTGAGACATAAGCTGACTACACCATAAAAGCAGTGGAAAGAGAAGGGGTTATTATATTCCAACACCAGCATATGATTTGTTTCATTGATGACAAACCAGAGATAACAAATTTCTGTATAATAGGGCTACTTACCAGTTGCTGGATAAAATGGTGTAAGAGGATCCCCATCGACAAGTTTGGTAGTTCCAAGAGGGGCAGCAGAAGGGGGCATGAAGTAGGAATGAGGATAGACAAAATCTGGACCAGCAGGAGCATAATCAGCTGGGTCACTAAACAACAACAGGCCGAGTGCTCCTTGCTCCTCAGCTCTTTGTGCCTGAAGTGGAAGTATGCAATCAGTGAAACAGTAGAAGATCAATTATAAAGTCAGCACTGTGCTCTGACTAAAAACTGATAACCCAATGAGTTTACTTTTAACTCTCATACTTACAATGTTTGCCCTGAAGGACTGACCATAGCGAGCCAAGACAATGGTGCCTGAGATATTCACTCCTGCATTAGCTAGGAAGGCAAAGTCCTCTTCAGAACCATAATGAGCGTAGACCAGTGGGCCCTGCAACATATAATTTCAAGATTAATATGCATCAAACACCAGCTCGTGCTGGGGTTTATCATGCTATACTAGGAGAATTATCTACTCATACTGggaaattttgtattttgtgtcCAATCAATAACCAAACCATTTACAGCTGCCCATCAGAGCATGCAGTACAGTGCAATTAATATAGTATCCAATTTTGTACTATAGGAAAATTAGTACTATAATTTAATGTATTCTTATAATCTTGAATCTAAAACAAGAATTACATATGAATTGTCTAAACTTACCATCACATTGCCTGCAGCTCCATATCCATTGAAGTTAAAGGGAATATCTGAGCTAGACTCCTCAGGAGCATACAGTGGTTTCTGCTTTATGGCAGACACCCACATCTGACGGCCTGAACCATCCAGCAGACGAACCTAGCAGTGAATGACAtacctttattcattcatcagtaATCTCACCCTTATCCATGCTTATGCTGATGACTCAATCTTGTATTTACCTTTGCCTTAAATCCAACTCTGCAGGAATATAAATAATGTATGCAGAGAAGCTACAGAATGTTCATCTTTTGACCTTGTGCTTTCTCCCAACGCAGCACTTTCTACTCATTCTCATCTTTATTGTgtcctactattactattgcaaGAGCTAACCAGCATCTTCACCAAGGCCGTAATTCCCGAGGAAAATAAGGGGGTTATAGAGCCCCTCCTAATGTTTTCTTTATagcagttatttattttctcaagaATTAAATTTGCTTGTTAAAATTTCCTACCCTAGCATTACTACTGTCAGAGTCACTTGGACGAAatatatgattaaaaaaaatatataatagtaaaataaaatctCGTAAGcgagtttggaaaaaaaattaaaaaaatgcaaaatgtcATCTCCAGGTGGTGAAGAACCATGCCCCATCACCACACGCACTACGCAGTACGCAGCATCAATTGATTGCTGCATGGCCGCAGCGCGTTGTCCTGTCACACGTGGTAACTCACAGGATCCACTTTGCCTGTGCTACAGTGAGTGACACTTTCTACTATGTGGAATATCACGTGATAGCATATGTTGGCAGAATAGTGCCCTGCGGTAGGGACATAACCTGGAGATGGCTGAAACACCGAGTGAGGTAGATAAATGTGTGTAAGgctcaagtgtttgtgtgtatatatatatatatatatatatatatatatatatatatatatatatatatatatatatatatatatatatatatatatatatatatatatatatatatatatatatatatatatatatatatatatgtatatatatatcgacgaccctaagtgtcttgacacccccctcaactttttcttcattaacttctgcaacattcgcggtctaagatctaattttcaatctgtagaacaccacctctcctcttctaaacctcatcttcttttcctcactgaaactcaggtgtctgaggcaactgacagtagccccttttctgtttcctcctactttctctatcctcattttcgatccaaagctggatgctgcgtttatgtgcgcaatgacttaacctgctctcgtgcccacgctcttgaatcttccgagatttccaccatctggctacgactacagtcactctcatactaaatttatctatgctgtatacctctctcctaactcctctgactataagaaattctttgactacttaacttccaaagtggagcacattctgaccctcttcccttttgcagagatctccattcttggagatttcaatgttcaccaccagctttggctttcctctcccttcactgaccatcctggtgaactagcctacaactttgctatcctccatgacctagagcaattggtgcaacaccctactcgtattcctgaccgtcttggagatacacccaacattcttgaccttttcctgacctctaatccttctgcttatgctgtcaccctttcttctccgttgggctcctccgatcacaatctcatatctttaccttgtcctatcactccaatccctccttaggatccccctaagcgaaggtgcctctggcgttttacctctgccagttggggggacctgaggaggtattttgctgattttccttggaatgactactgcttccgtgtcagagacccgtctttgtgtgctgagcgcataagagaggtgatagtatctggcatggaggcgtacattcctcactctttttctcatcctaaaccttctaaaccttggtttaacacagcttgttctcgtgctatacatgatagagaggtggcccacaaaaggtacttaagccttccatcaccagaatctcatgcactttatatttctgcccggaaccatgccaagtctgttctccaactagccaaaagctccttcattaacagaaaatgtcaaaacctttcaagatctaactcccctcgtgatttctggcatctagccaaaaatatctccaataactttgcttcttcttctttccctcctctacttcaaccagatggcaccactgctatcacatctatttctaaagctgaactctttgctcaaacctttgctaaaaactctaccttggacaattatgggcttgttcctccctctcctccaccctctgactacttcatgccatgtattaaaattcttcgcaatgatgttttccatgccctcgctggcctaaaccctcggaaggcttatggacctgatggggtccctcctattgttctccgaaactgtgcctccgtgcttccaccttgcctagtcaaactctttcagctctgtctttcaacatcaacctttccttcttgctggaagtttgcctacattcaacctgttcctaaaaagggtgaccgttctaatccctcaaactaccgtcctattgctttaatttcctgcctatctaaagtttttgagtctatcctcaacaggaagattcttaaacatctatcacttcacaaccttctatctgatcaccagtatgggttccgtcaaggccgctttactggtgatcttctggctttccttactgagtcttggtcatcctcttttagagattttggtgaaacttttgctgttgccttggacatatcaaaagcttttgatagagtctggcacaaagctttgatttccaaactaccctcctatggtttctatccttctctctgtattttcatctcaagtttcctttctgaccgttctattgctgc
This window encodes:
- the LOC135105645 gene encoding N-acetylated-alpha-linked acidic dipeptidase 2-like isoform X2, encoding MWVSAIKQKPLYAPEESSSDIPFNFNGYGAAGNVMGPLVYAHYGSEEDFAFLANAGVNISGTIVLARYGQSFRANIAQRAEEQGALGLLLFSDPADYAPAGPDFVYPHSYFMPPSAAPLGTTKLVDGDPLTPFYPATESAFRIPEEEAPIPKIPVQPISYSDAFDLLSELSGAAAPQTWQGDLNITYHLGPAFREAEWSVNLEVNNYNTMTTTYNVIGVLQGREEPDRYVMLGNHLDSWLFGAVDPSSGTAAMLELSRVFLQLYNETGWRPRRSLVFCGWGAEEYGMVGSVEWTEQFAKQLSNRAVAYLNVDMAIEGNYTLRTKSAPILTEAVYQSARRIPNPNPEEVAAGRTTVYDTWAHRRPDPVQPDFPLMQLIGSGSDYKGLQHNIGVPCMDTRYTHDDKTLGEPMYHTLYETFALVDEIYDRGFKYHSAVTALWGDLAVKLAESKILPFSLHIYADYISKAQKNIEEIYGQIISSQNISLEFFADAAVNFNKAVTSFDKVLNGLDQNNPLAVRRVNDQLMLVERSFIDPQGLPGRSDYNHVITAPSKNNAYGGTAFAGLVDTLTAINEASKNDKKPLWRIFAQHLAAVTHFLNTAAKVLSDDLW